One Rosa chinensis cultivar Old Blush chromosome 5, RchiOBHm-V2, whole genome shotgun sequence genomic region harbors:
- the LOC112163968 gene encoding uncharacterized protein LOC112163968 encodes MQSEPSISSHNILTVRSKPYLTYLFDSPEFPQTLTLSVSRNTNGARASPSSYIDQSSHPVLVQSSSRPRRRPVVQSSSSLLLLIQIQSSSRPRPVVLVAPSAHPDPVVQSSSSSRPVVLVASSAHPDPVVVQSSSSSRPVVLVAPSAHPDPVVQSSSSSRPRRSFCSSRSSRPRLDFVIVVPLISGYKNNRGAILPFCFSLFTGVPLGYIGCSVGFIAGGTGQIVRGIFMCSNAYTNQEILTYFRGSESQNL; translated from the exons ATGCAATCAGAGCCTTCCATCTCTTCTCATAATATCCTAACCGTTCGATCAAAACCCTATCTGACTTATCTCTTCGACTCTCCCGAGTTCCCTcaaactctcactctctctgtctctcgaAACACAAACGGCGCTCGGGCCTCTCCCTCATCATACATCGATCAATCCAGTCATCCGGTCCTCGTCCAGTCGTCCAGTCGTCCTCGTCGTCGTCCAGTCGTCCAGTCGTCCTCGTCGCTCCTTCTGCTCATCCAGATCCAGTCGTCCAGTCGTCCTCGTCCAGTCGTCCTCGTCGCTCCTTCTGCTCATCCAGATCCAGTCGTCCAGTCGTCCTCGTCCAGTCGTCCAGTCGTCCTCGTCGCTTCTTCTGCTCATCCAGATCCAGTCGTCGTCCAGTCGTCCTCGTCCAGTCGTCCAGTCGTCCTCGTCGCTCCTTCTGCTCATCCAGATCCAGTCGTCCAGTCGTCCTCGTCCAGTCGTCCTCGTCGCTCCTTCTGCTCATCCAGATCCAGTCGTCCTCGGCTCGATT TTGTCATTGTAGTTCCCTTGATCAGTGGTTACAAGAATAACAGAGGAGCTATACttccattttgtttttctttgtttactgGAGTTCCACTTGGTTATATTGGCTGTAGTGTTGGTTTT ATTGCAGGAGGGACTGGTCAGATTGTCAGAGGAATCTTCATGTGTAGCAATGCATATACTAATCAG GAAATCTTGACCTACTTTCGTGGATCTGAGTCGCAGAATTTGTAG